A window of the Tunturibacter empetritectus genome harbors these coding sequences:
- the hemC gene encoding hydroxymethylbilane synthase produces the protein MSSEHNNSSNPIRIGSRGSQLALWQANHILYALRDAGYHVELEIIRTTGDRMQQPGFIPPPNLDGKGIFIKEIEEALEEGRIDLAVHSLKDLPTKLAPQFTLAAIPKRADARDVWVCEPYWALHTLPAGGRIGTTSPRRRAQILALRPDVTFVDVRGNIDTRLRKLEQGQCDALVLAAAGLDRLKRTESVHQRFSPCELCPAPGQGALALETRSPEHAIDEARDTYLRNAIAFLEHPYTRFAIDAERTTLDALGGGCSLPIGAHCFHEEGKWKMVAQVVSPDGESMVQVETEAAPDTDPITLGLRVADDLKSKGALDLLTLALSNS, from the coding sequence ATGAGTTCCGAGCACAATAACTCCAGCAACCCAATTCGCATAGGCAGCCGAGGCTCTCAACTCGCTCTCTGGCAGGCCAACCACATCCTCTACGCCCTTCGTGACGCCGGGTACCACGTCGAGCTCGAGATCATTCGCACGACTGGCGACCGCATGCAGCAACCGGGCTTCATCCCTCCGCCAAACCTCGACGGCAAAGGCATCTTCATCAAAGAAATCGAAGAGGCTCTCGAAGAAGGCCGCATCGACCTCGCCGTCCACAGCTTGAAAGACCTCCCGACAAAACTAGCCCCGCAGTTCACCCTCGCTGCAATCCCCAAACGCGCCGACGCCCGCGACGTCTGGGTCTGCGAACCCTACTGGGCGCTCCACACCCTCCCTGCAGGAGGCCGCATCGGCACCACCAGCCCCCGCCGCCGCGCACAGATCCTCGCCCTCCGCCCCGACGTCACCTTCGTAGATGTCCGTGGCAACATAGATACCCGTCTGCGCAAACTCGAGCAGGGCCAGTGTGACGCCCTGGTCCTCGCCGCCGCCGGCCTCGACCGGCTCAAGCGCACTGAATCCGTCCACCAGCGCTTCTCCCCCTGCGAGCTCTGTCCCGCCCCCGGCCAGGGAGCCCTCGCCCTCGAAACCCGCAGCCCCGAACACGCCATCGACGAAGCCCGCGACACCTACCTCCGCAACGCCATCGCCTTCCTCGAGCACCCCTACACCCGCTTCGCCATCGACGCCGAGCGCACCACACTCGACGCCCTCGGCGGCGGCTGCTCACTCCCCATCGGCGCTCACTGCTTCCACGAAGAAGGGAAGTGGAAGATGGTCGCCCAGGTCGTCTCCCCCGACGGCGAATCCATGGTCCAGGTCGAAACTGAAGCCGCTCCCGACACCGACCCCATCACCCTCGGCCTCCGCGTCGCCGACGACCTCAAATCCAAAGGCGCCCTCGATCTCCTTACCCTCGCACTCTCCAACAGCTAA